The following proteins are co-located in the Seriola aureovittata isolate HTS-2021-v1 ecotype China chromosome 7, ASM2101889v1, whole genome shotgun sequence genome:
- the tpi1b gene encoding triosephosphate isomerase B: MTRKFFVGGNWKMNGDKKSLGELIHTMNGAKVDPNVEVVCGAPAIYLDFARSKLDAKFGVAAQNCYKVAKGAFTGEISPAMIKDCGVHWVILGHSERRHVFGESDELIGQKTAHALENGLGVIACIGEKLDEREGGITEKVVFAQTKVIADNVKDWSKVVLAYEPVWAIGTGKTASPQQAQEVHDKLRGWLKTHVSEAVASSVRIIYGGSVTGGTCKELASQKDVDGFLVGGASLKPEFIEIINAKL; this comes from the exons ATGACCAGGAAATTCTTCGTCGGTGGAAACTGGAAGATGAACGGCGACAAGAAAAGCCTTGGGGAGCTCATCCATACCATGAACGGAGCCAAGGTGGACCCCAATGTCG AGGTGGTGTGCGGCGCTCCAGCAATCTACCTGGACTTTGCCAGGTCCAAGCTGGATGCCAAGTTCGGTGTGGCTGCTCAGAACTGCTACAAAGTTGCCAAGGGTGCCTTCACTGGGGAGATCAG CCCTGCGATGATCAAAGACTGTGGTGTGCACTGGGTGATCCTGGGCCACTCTGAGAGGCGCCACGTCTTCGGAGAGAGCGATGAG CTCATTGGCCAGAAGACAGCCCACGCTCTGGAGAATGGTCTCGGTGTGATCGCCTGCATCGGCGAGAAGCTGGACGAGAGAGAGGGCGGCATCACAGAGAAGGTCGTCTTTGCTCAGACCAAGGTCATCGCAG ACAATGTAAAGGACTGGAGCAAGGTCGTGCTTGCTTATGAGCCTGTGTGGGCCATTGGCACCGGCAAGACTGCCTCCCCACAGCAG GCTCAGGAGGTTCATGACAAACTGAGGGGATGGCTGAAGACCCATGTATCTGAGGCTGTTGCCAGTTCTGTGAGGATCATCTACGGAG gtTCTGTGACCGGTGGTACCTGCAAAGAACTTGCCTCCCAGAAGGACGTTGACGGTTTCCTCGTTGGTGGAGCCTCCCTCAAGCCAGAGTTTATCGAGATCATCAACGCCaagttataa
- the LOC130171965 gene encoding zinc finger protein 3 homolog: MCKMLSLKAFLSERLTAAAEEIFGAVEKTIAEYKEEICRSKDLEISRLRMQLKLLKSDPRADRCLGAQLQQHTHHHHHHHPPPPHQQHHQSVPAVEAPESQHCEEDEGSSMEQEHPEPSQIKKEQQKSHRDFWMGHDAEQLDSLESDIKDFISSPASLKTSLQDTTLPFHPFHNNNSNSSSEDSKEKPYSCSVCEKRFSNCSHLAAHIRTHTGERPYRCEICRKTFITTSALNRHQTIHTEGKHFVCNYCGKSFKWMESLGRHMRSVHKRENMPV, from the exons atgtgcaaaatgctGTCACTGAAGGCTTTTCTCAGCGAGAGGCTGACGGCGGCAGCGGAGGAGATATTTGGAGCTGTTGAAAAGACAATAGCCGAGTACAAAGAGGAGATCTGTCGCTCCAAAGATTTAGAAATCAGTCGTCTCAGGATGCAGCTGAAGCTCCTCAAGTCAG ACCCTCGGGCAGATAGATGTCTTGGagcccagctgcagcagcacacccatcaccaccaccatcaccatcctcctcctcctcatcagcagcaccaccagTCAGTCCCTGCTGTGGAGGCTCCCGAGTCCCAGCACTGTGAGGAGGATGAGGGCAGCAGCATGGAGCAGGAGCACCCGGAGCCCTCACAGATCAAGAAGGAGCAGCAGAAGAGCCACAGGGATTTCTGGATGGGTCACGACGCGGAGCAACTGGACAGCCTTGAGTCAGACATCAAAGACTTCATCTCATCTCCTGCAAGTCTTAAAACCAGTCTGCAGGACACCACGTTACCCTTCCACCCcttccacaacaacaacagcaacagcagcagcgagGACAGTAAAGAAAAACCCtacagctgctctgtttgcGAGAAGCGTTTCAGTAACTGCTCCCACCTCGCAGCTCACATCAGGACACACACGGGGGAGAGGCCATACAGATGTGAAATATGCAGAAAGACTTTTATCACAACGAGCGCTCTGAACAGACACCAGACCATCCACACCGAGGGGAAACACTTTGTGTGTAATTACTGTGGTAAATCCTTTAAATGGATGGAGTCTCTTGGCAGACACATGCGAAGTGTTCACAAGAGGGAAAATATGCCTGTATGA